AACATACACTTCTCGAGGGGTTTGACATTCCTAGAAGTCAAAGTGATCCTAATCTTGTGGATCTTGGCGGTACCAGTGGCACCCTTCTCGAGGTCTTCCTTGTAGTCGGCCattttgcttcttgttctGTGGTTTTCTGAGTGGTGAAGGGAGACAGCGACTTGGCAACTTTTGAGTGCTAGCGGTGACTATCTCTTGAATGTAAAAGCAAACTTGAAATAAAAGAATTTTGCAACGAGGAGGTATCTACAGTTTGGCTGACGTGTTATTAAAATATAAGTCAATGATGTTACGTAAAGCAAAATTGTTTTGACAGAAGATTCTAATgaacttttgatttcttggAAGAAACAACATTGTTTTCTACAAAAATTATACGAAAATGGTCAGGCTGATTACCCACAATATGCTTACATGTCATGCCAGTATGTTTCCAGAATCGAAGACGTATCTAGGCTCACTTTACTGGCTTTCAACCGTCACAGAGGGCTGCAACAAGGACAACTTTCCTCTAGTATTCTCAGAAGTGGAACTTGTTGAGCGTCCGGCTCCCTTAAATCCAGACTTTATCCTTCGCTTTTTGCCAAAACTTGAATGGCCGGCCTTGGTTGACACTGCTCGGTCTGTGAGTGTTTGGAAGGAGATAGTAGATAGGAAGCTGCAGTGAGGACTAACATATGCCAGCTTGGAAATACAGATCTTCCCGAGAAAATGCCTGAGCTAGAAGCCTTTTCAGAAGAACAAATCCAAGCTTTACACCATGTTCTTTTTGAGGTGGGTTACTCTGTATGACTGCACCATTCTGGGCTCAGCAAACGAAATTAGATGCACGTAGAAGAAGGCAATATGACCTGCAGAGGTTGCGGACATGTCTATCCTATAAGTAACGGTATTCCAAATATGGTGGGTTTGTAGAATCTACAACCATATTCAGCTCTGATTCCGTGTAGCTGCTGGCTGAGCATGAAGTTGGAAGATAGTCGGCTCATGGGAGGTTGTCATTCTTGTTGTACATTGGTCATAATGCAAAATTGCCGAGGCATGTGCATTTTTTGCATCTTTCGCCTTGCGCATGATgcttcatctccatccaCCTTGACCTCCTCTATGACCGCCCTGTCCATAACGATGACCGTCACTACGCCCATATCCTCCGCCATTGTAGCCAACTTGTCCGTTATATCCTCCTTGTCCGGCATAAACTCCATGCCCTAGCTGCAAACCCCCACTGGCATTTGCTCCCGTACCCGGACCCAAACCATTCAAGCCAGGCGCCCTAATGTTGTTAACAGCAGCCACAGGATTCGATAACCCTGGTAATGCTCCATCAGCCCTTCTATCGTCGCTCGCTGTTGTCTCATCGCCAGATTTAGCACCCCATGCGCgttttccaactttttcgAGTTCAACCATTTGtgctttttcttcaccAATGTGGAATTTGTCAAATTCCTGGCCTCCAGACGGCCGAGCGCGACACCAAAAGCGAGCTGTAAAATCTCGAGAACCAGAACACAATATATGACCAAGCGGGTGAAAGGACAGGGAGAAGACTGCATCTTCGTGGGCGGCCTCCAACTTTGTCAGTGGTTCTGATGGTGTAGGCGAAAGAAGGGAGTAGTAGTTGATGCCGCCTGCGGCATCACCAGATACAAACAATGAATGATGGATAGGATGCCATTCAATACAGTTGACCTCCTTTTGATGTCCCTTCATAGCCTCTAGTTCACGGAACGTTCGAATGTCGAACAGACGAATAACAGAATCTTGACCTGCTGTAGCGACGAGATGACCGTCAGGAGACCAACGACAGGTATTGATGGTAGATTTCGCAGAATGCCTATCATTATATGAGTATATGATTGTGATGCAAGTAAACAAAACCCacaatgttgaaagatCTTTCCCTGTTCTTGGATCCCAGAATTTGACAAGCATGTCTTTAGAACCAGACACTATGAGACCTTTGGTGGGATGCCAATCCACACATCGAACGTCCCAACCATGACCTATCACTATTCATTTTGTGTCTTAAAAACAGGCCAAATATACTCACCACTCAagctcttttcttcttttgcctccCTATAGCTCCATATCTTGACCAACCCATCATCTCCACAAGTCACGAACCGTTCATCATTCGGACTCCAACTGACATCCCAGCAAGCCTCTCTGTGACCTTGAAAACCATGAATATTGGTCAAATGAGGAGTAAAGTATTTGATTGTACCGGATTTGTCTGCAGAGACAAGGGCTTGACCGTTGTGTGAATATGTGAATGACCGGATAGAGTCGTCGTGTACCTGAGTAATGGATTCATAATTGAAAGAAGCGCCGTTCCAAAGGGTGAATTGGCCCTTATCATTACCTGTTAACAGGCGACGGGCGTCTGGCGTCCACTATACTACAGTCAACTGAAGATTCTTTTCAGGATATCATTACCGCGCACCCGAACAACCCGGGTTGGAGAGCGCTCCTTGTTGATAGAGGTATGCACCCAGTAATCGCATATGGAGGTTGAAGGGTTCGATCTGAGAGCTATTGGTGGGAGGAACTACTCGAGGGTCAGCCGGATACTTTTTAGGCAGCAAACCTCACGTTGACAATACTAGACGGATTAGGGTGTATAGCTGGTCTGTATTCAGGTATTCCCTTCAATACATTCAACTACCGTCTGTCAGCCTATATCCACATGGATCCAGACAACCCACCATCCTCCATTTCTGCACACCACCTTGGTAATCCACCGTCCTTCTCGgttttatctttctcttcctaTCATCTCCTATCGCTCTGGTAACGGCGGCCATGTAAGCTGCCTGTTCGAGGACTTCTTCATTATCTGGATGAAGTGGCTCTTTATAGCGGCTTGGATGCCATGAGTGTCTTGAGCGTGCTTCCTGAGAAGATGGGCCAGCAAGTGACTGATTGTCTTGCTTTGCCTGGGTTACTTGAGATGCAGTCATTGTGttttaaaagaaaagtaaaagtaaagtaaaagtaaagtaaaagtaaagtaaaagtaaagtaaaagtatgAAGATGTATTCTCTTATTATATTGTTAATTGTAATTTTAAttaaataaataaaaagtaCCAAACGCCGAAATCTCGTTGGCTATTTGtaaatctcttctctttttatttatttactttatttatttttcagcttttttcttttaacTTTTCTTCATACAACTAATTCTAAATTCGATTCTCACTTCGCTCTTTCTATCAAATTATCTctaaaaaaggaaaaacaATGGACCATTGAAGCCAACTATTATCTCAAACTCCAGCAAAATCCTTCAATCCACGTCAAGAAAGCTACGCAAAGTCATCAATCCTTCACGCCCATCCCATTAGACGCTCATTAAAGACCACGCTACTAATATGGTCTATGATCCAATTAGGGATTGCGATGTCCCTTCGACATCTGTGACTGCTAGAGCTTCATGGCCTAATGCAACATCCAGTCACAGCCATGCAATACATTCGGATAGAGAGGTTGCAGAGACGCCAGCACCACCTCCTCAATCCATCCgtcatccatctcaaacagCACCATCCTATTCAAGTTCTTCCCGCTCTCCGTCTTCTACATCCATGCCGTCTAATTCTGGAAACAGTTTGAGAGGATTGCTAAATCAATCACCCGTCCAAGTCCAAAGAAGCAGTGGACGTAGGTCTCTCAGCGTACACAGTGACGCCGAGAGTCACAAGCCAAAGCTGAGCAATATTCTGAATGATCCAACTCCGCCTGTCAACAGCCAATTGTATGCACTGCCAATGGAACCTTTACCCGCTACCAGATCAGTGTCAGATGGGTTCTTAGCACCTATACCAGCATCCATGGGCCAGCCTTCTCGTGCGATGCATAGTCGCTCTCCAAACATCCAGACAAGCCCCTCCCCTGGATATATAGGACGGATGTCTCTCGACAGCACAGGACACAGTGAAATGCGTCAAGGGAGCATGTTACCTCCGCAGCAGCCCATCCATTCGCAGATAGATCACGATTATGAAAGGCGTCATCCTATCGGgactcttctctcttccacccGATCTCCGTCAATAAGCATCTCTCCTAAAAGCCAATATCAGTCATTACCATATTCTCGCCCGGGTTCAGCAGCTGGATCAAATGCATCTTATGGTAATGGCCATCCAGCCAGACAAGGGACTTTATCGCCAGTTTTATCCTCCAGGCAAGTGTCAGAGGATTTCCAAAGACCTTCTTCCGCCATCTCAAATACGTCAGCGTCAGGTCGAAAATTCAACGATTCTGGTATGCAAAATCATACTTCATCGCTTGTACATGCCCCACCTCCAGCCGCTTATCGCGGTCGCCAAGTCTCTACACCTAATGCAACCTCGTCAGCTTATGCTCCTCGTTCTACCCCCCAACCAccaatctcctcttcatctccttcatATTGTACTCCTCTCCATACCTTCGGCCGTCCAATTCCATACAACCCTCAACAACGACAATCTGCCCCGTCATCAATACGTCGTGTCATCTATCGCGATGAGATCGACCGTTTAAAACAGGAGGCTCATGTCAACAACCCCCTGAGGCGGCGCCCTGCTTTGGAAAGGTCTTCAGATAGTAACTACGCGAACATTATACATTTGGAGTCGACAACAACGCCAAGAGGGAATTTGCCTAATGAAAGTGACTCCTCATACTTTCCTTctcaaggacaaggataTAGCTATGATGACAGAAGCGTCATTAACGTTTCGGGCGGTCCAGCACCTTACATCACTCCTACACCTAGCGGTTCTGGACTACGCAATCAATACCCACCCAACTGGGAAGCTCAGACTCCAGTAGGTAATCTTCCACGAGGCTACCCCATGTCAGAGCCCGGAAACGATAATAGTAGTGGGCCTGAATACGCAGGCcggaaaagaggaagagatgacgaagatgaaggatacAATAGGAGTAGACGGACCGTATCAGGTCCAGGCGGAGCATCCAGTCATATGCATAGTCACAAAGTGGCGATCGTCGCTAACCATTGTAAGCATACTTTTGACTGCCCTATAAAGTTGCTGACGGGTTTGAAACAGATAATGCTCGGCCAGATGTAGGAGTTGAACGCCGTGAAGAGTCCCCAATCATCGGCCTAAGAAAATTCAACAATTGGATAAAATCAGTCTTGATAGGTAAATTTGCTCATCGTCCAAGAGGAAAAGTATTGGACATTGGCTGTGGAAAGGGCGGGGATTTGAACAAGTGGAAACAGGCAAGAATAATGCTCTACGTAGGAATTGGTGAGTTCATGAGAGCCTATCACTAACTGTGCAGAACGACAAAATTGATCTCGTCATAGATCTGGCGGAACAGTCAATCCAACAAGCGTCTGACCGTTATAGAAGAATGGGCAAACCTGGTTTCGATGGGGTTTTTTTTGCTCATGATTGTTTTTCTGTATGTTCCTCTACAAAACGTTGCATTGATACTGACTTGGAAAATAGAATCCCATCAGTGACATTCTATCCCCTGAGTTGCAAATGAAAAGCCTTTATGACAACGTTACTATGCAATTCTGTATGCACTACGCTTTTGAAAACGCTGCCAAAGCGAGGATgatgattgagaatgtTTCGCGATACCTTCGACCGGGCGGGATTTTCATTGGAACGATTCCATGTGCTGAAACACTAttgtttgttttttctttcatatTTATACTGCTACTGTATCAGCTGAGCATAATCACCTGTAGAGAAAAGCTAGACAGTCTTCcggatgatgatgaagagctCCGCTTTGGCAACTCTTGTTACGCGGTCCAATTCACCGAGCGACGACATAAAGGAGTATATGGACATGAGTACCGATTTTATCTCGAAGACGCAGTAGAAGACGTTCCAGAATATCTGGTGGATTGGGACAACTTTGTCTCGTGTGTCTTTTACTTATCCTTCTCTCTATTTCCATGCTAATCACAAGAACCGTAGGTTGGCAATGGAGTATCGACTGAAGCTTGTGTACAAGAAACCCTTTCACGAGATTCtcaatgaagagaaagactCTAGAGACTTTGGGCCGTTATTAGGCAAGATGGGTGTGTTGAATGAGTATGGCGAAAGTGCGATGGATGGAGATCAGTGGGAAGCTGCGAGTAAGTGGGCTACAATTGTGAAAACAAACAATGCTGATAATTGATAGATTTATATATGGGTTTTGCCtttgaaaagacttgatcTACTATAGATACTGTCTTTCCACAGCACTCACTTCCATACGAAAAGATTGTCTCATAGAGGGACAAATCAGGAGAAGTGAAATAaatttatctttcttgGGCTCTTGCAGATTTATTACTAGGGTGAATTGAGTTGACAAAAGTTGTACTTTATGATAGCAGCAAATCTTCTTTGGTCTTTTTGTTGATCACAGGCGATAGAGGGCATGGATTTATGATAATAGTTGGCATTTGCTGGTATGGTGTCTCACTTGGAAGTGTGTAAAGCAGTGCTCATCGGTTAAGGAACTTGCCACAACTCAACAGTCTATGGTAGAAATATCCAGCTTCACCTACGAAGCGTAAGCGTTTAATTAGACAGTTTTTCTAATCTATACTATACAAAGTCTAGCTATAATTTCTTTATAACATTCTCCAATAACCAAGATTTCATAATTTCTCCCATAAGGGCCGGAGTCAGATAACTCCCTCCAACACCACTCTCAAACCATGCAATGGCCGCCCATCTCCCTGTTGTCAGCATCCATGCCCATGCCCAAACCCTCCCCCAAAGCCCTTTCACCTTGCGTCCTGTTTGACGCTTGAACATCACTTCAAGTGCACACCCTAAACCcgaaagagggaaaagcACAAAGATAGGTAATAAGGCTGGGACAGGATCCATTAGATACTGCCCCAAGGCGTGCATCGCTccagaaaagaagaaagacagCGCCAAGATTGAGGGAGAAGTGACTGGAAGGTTGAGTGTACGGAGTAATAGAGAAGAGGCAAGCATGAATTGATGCTACAACACAACAGTCAATTTGTCCATGGAAGAGCTAAAAGTTTGAAACTTGCCCTAAAAAACTGATGCCACCTCCTTCCCCAAAAGTCCAAAAGACTGTCAGAATTGAGCGGATTATCAAATAAGTCTGCTTCCCATGCTTCCGTTTCATACAGTCCAGAGCCAATTGCCACAGCCGCCAAGGCGTGGTAACTCATACTCAAACCCAGCCACACGCACACCGCCACACTAATCACAGAGACCAGCTCGACAGTCCACCATGGCGCTCTGAACCCTCCAAAGAGCTTTGGAAACACAATAAATATATTTTCGTGGGAGAAGCGAGAGAGAGCATTGGGAACCGGTCGATTTGAACCTATTGTATCTGATCCAAACTCTCTCAACAGAGTCAAGAGGACGTCCGAGACGACATAGCCTCGAAAAGCAATCTTGAAATGGCGCCATACAGAGGCATACCTCGATAGCTTGGCTGGCGGTTTTGAGACCCAAGGTGGATAAGTTCTGCCTTTGGGCACCGTTTTGCCATGCGTCTCTACACCTCCGTCTGGCATTTGACCACCTTTCTTGGTCGCTTCACCAGAATGATCACCAGAATCCTTGACAACCCTCCAAGTATCCAAGTCGACAGTCCCAAGTCCAATCCATCTCGCATTGATTGACGTATCCAACGCAGAGACAAGCCAATGCCGTCCGCGATCTTCCCAGTATGGGTCAAGCATTTTGCCGTTGATTAGAGCAAATTCAACATAACGAAAAGACATTGTCATGTATCCTATACCAAGCCCGTTATTTAAGGCGTTGAACCATGGTTCTGCAAGAGTGTTAGACTTTGGCGTCAAGGTATAGCCAGAATGTTGTACACTCACGTAGGAAACGGTATTTGAATGCTGCTCGCCATAGCAAACCCAATCCCAGGACAGCAAGAgcaattctttctcttctagTTCCCTCTTTCCGTAAAAGCAACGCTTGAAAGTAGAGGGGCAGCAATGGTATAACGACCAGCTTGTAACAGTTTGACCATGTTATTTGCCGAGTGTTGGCTATGGCGTAGGCATGGAAAGGTTCAAGGAAGCCAAAAGGAGCATCATCACTCGGGAAAAAGATCATTTCTCGAGTTTGTAttgtaaaaaaaagaaggcaaaagaaaagatgtatataATATGCaaatctttcaactttgattacaagaaaaaaaagtaagCGTCACCACTTTCGACCATGATCGTAAATGAGAATCGAATGACATCCATAACGCCACAAGTTCAAGATCGGCTTGAACAGTGACACAAGATGCTTACACAGCGCATATGTGTATTCATACGTATCAGTTCAACGTCTAAACTAATCGACAACTACAAAAAAGCACTGATAACAATAACGCTTCACCGCCTTGTCGCCCAAAAAGCGACATCTCGACTGAGCAAAATCTTTTTGGGGGTATGCAAATTTCCGAATAAATTGACAAATGGGTAGGAAAAAACCAGTGAATAAATAAGATATGATTAAAGGAGACTTCTTCGTGGGCGCGCAAGGCAGGATAGAGAGGCGGACTGTAACAACGCATATGAATAAGTGTGTACTGTCGTACGAGTTGATGCAAAATGGAGAATAAGAACAAGGGAGATATAGCCTATAGACACGTCAGTACAATGCATTGATAAACAATACACCTACTCAAAGACTATCGAAAGCAGCCACAGGTGATGAACCTGATGAATCCATTGCCCTTGTTGTCCTGTCGGTaatctccttctccaacttgTTGAGAGTTGGCAGCAGTGTTACCGCCTCGAGAGTTGACATTCATAGGACTTATCGGTTGAAGACCAGCTTGAGATTGTACAGCTACATTGGACGGGTCATATGTTTCGTTTCTGTCTCCATGCAAGGCATTTGAGGAGGCAAAGGGATGCCCACCTTGCTGAGACTGTCGCCGTGACGTGGGAAGAGGACTGGGTGCGGAAACACCAACGATAGCTTGATTACTGACGTTTGGCAGCGCAGATCCAGCCTGTCCAGATTTTCTATGTTTACTGGCAACGTCAGTGGTTATTTTGCAGCTTCAGAGAAGCATCACTCACAGAGGAGAAGGTTGAGCACCCATGGAACTGTTTCTGAGCTTATCAACTCGATCTCGGTATTCCCTTTCGCGTCCCCGAGTGTTGTGTCGCGAGACCTCGGTCTGAGCGGCAGACTGACGCTAAAACATGTTACAAAATGGGTCAataaatggaaaaaagCTTACCCCAGATACCTCCCATCCTTGTCCATTGTTGAGCAACATCCAGTCGTATACTCCATCATCAACCTCTCCACCGTTTGATAGTGCCAAGTCAAACAATCCTCTCAAGAAATCATAATCAGGGGTTTCGTCAAATGTCAATTTCCGAACATAGTTGAGATAAATGGAAAATTCATCTAAAACATATCAGCTTCCAAAGCTGCAACAAACTAAACCTACTAGGATAGCCTTCGACGAGTTCAACTATAGGGGTGGTCTGTTTTTTCTCCCCAATTTTCTCATACTTTTGTTTGTTGGTAGCTGCTTTGAGACCTTGCCAAGGAAGTCCTCCTCGGAGGAAGTAAAAAAAGACGTGGCCGAGAGCTTCAAGATCGTCTCGCCGGGATTGTTCTGCACTCATGAGATGAGATATTGTGGAAAACAACAGACACACCTCGTCCTAAGTGGGTATTAATAGACATGTAACGGGCTGTGCCACTcaaactctttctctccctGTATGGAATATGTTGCTTGCTATATCGCAGACTATGAGCCCAGTCACACGGCCTTTTGCCCACTTACGTCTTGGGATCCCTATACTGTTTGGCCATACCAAAGTCAACGACATGAATTATATTGGCACCTTTGGTGCTTGGTCGGCCAATCAAAAAATTGTCTGGCTTGATGTCTCTGTAAATCAAATTCTTTTCATGGATGGTCTGAACCCTCAAGAGCTGTACATCCAAAGGTTAGCTACAATCCTCACTTAGCCGCTCAATGATCAGAGGCACGAGTTTTGGGTAAGATTTCCCTGACGCACCATTTGTTTTGCAGTCATACAGCAAGTCTTGACTGAGAATTTCCTGCCACACATATCGAACAAATCCTCAAGCGATGGACCGAGCAAGTCGATAACCAAAATGTTGTGCAAGCCCTCCTGGCCAAAATAGTACACTTGAGGAATACCGACTAGAAAATGTCAGAAAACCCACACAGCAGAGACTATACTAACGGCATCCGCTCAAGATCTTGTAACTTCTGTATTCATCTCTCAGTTGGGGGGCATCCGACTTGCGAGGTTCCTAAGACCAATGGGATCAATTCATGCCAGGCAACAACCACAAAATACTCACAAACTTGATGGCGACTGTCTGCGAATTGAGCAAGTTGGTGCCTACATTCACCCAGTCAGCTTCGGCCCATGACAACCAATCGACTGACCCTCAAAGATGACACCAAAAGATCCCTCTCCAATCTTTTTGCCCACCTTGTAGTGAACACCCACGATATTGCTCGAGCTGGACGAATGCCCACCCGACGAGCTCAGATGTGCCGCCGGGTTTGACGAGCTAATAACGTGTGTCGTGGCCATCTTAACCAGGACGAACTTGCGACCGCTCTACACGCTGGTGGGTGGGCGGACTCGGGCCGTGTACTAGGAGAAGACCTAGTGGATGCGGCGGAGGAAGGGGCAGAGAACGCCGAGCGTGGACAAAAGAGTGTATGTGGAAGATAAGAtgtaaagtaaaaagaagttataaataaaataaaaatcGTTAACCGGCAACAATTGAATTTGGTGTTATATTCAAGTTACGTGTTCTGACTCAGGCGCACGGTCCTTCAAGTTTGACCTACACCTAAAACAGTAATTCAACAGATTACTTGTTTGATCCCTCCATTTACATCTCAATATTTTGTATACCTCCACCGGCACATTTCACTTTACATCTTGTTTGTTTCTATACTTTTCTCATTATGGCTTCTATAGAAAGCTATGTTGACCGTGGGTGGAATGGTGAACTGCAGTCTGGCCTGACGTTGTATGGATAGAAACTGTCCAAGTCATTCTCCAGGACGGCAGGATTATAGTCGTAAGTAGCCTCCTTGACACTCACGTCTCACATACACTAGGGTAAACTCAAGGGTTACGACCAACGTACAAACCTTATTCTTGCAGACTCTGTCGAGCGCGAGTACTCTGCCGAGCAAGGCGTGGAAATGGTTCCACTGGGATTGTATGTGATCAAGGGCGACAATGTGTGAGTGAGCGTGACTGACAACGACGCGGATGCTGACACTATGTGTAGGGCATTGGTAgcagagattgatgaagagaaggacAGCACCATCAACTACAGCGAGATTCTCGCTGAGCCATTACCAGAGATACGCTATTGACCGTTTGAATGGCTGGGATTATGGGAGGAGACCAAGCAATCATCGTC
The Cryptococcus depauperatus CBS 7841 chromosome 1, complete sequence DNA segment above includes these coding regions:
- a CDS encoding polyadenylation factor subunit 2, yielding MTASQVTQAKQDNQSLAGPSSQEARSRHSWHPSRYKEPLHPDNEEVLEQAAYMAAVTRAIGDDRKRKIKPRRTVDYQGGVQKWRMLNVLKGIPEYRPAIHPNPSSIVNFLPPIALRSNPSTSICDYWVHTSINKERSPTRVVRWTPDARRLLTGNDKGQFTLWNGASFNYESITQVHDDSIRSFTYSHNGQALVSADKSGTIKYFTPHLTNIHGFQGHREACWDVSWSPNDERFVTCGDDGLVKIWSYREAKEEKSLSGHGWDVRCVDWHPTKGLIVSGSKDMLVKFWDPRTGKDLSTLHSAKSTINTCRWSPDGHLVATAGQDSVIRLFDIRTFRELEAMKGHQKEVNCIEWHPIHHSLFVSGDAAGGINYYSLLSPTPSEPLTKLEAAHEDAVFSLSFHPLGHILCSGSRDFTARFWCRARPSGGQEFDKFHIGEEKAQMVELEKVGKRAWGAKSGDETTASDDRRADGALPGLSNPVAAVNNIRAPGLNGLGPGTGANASGGLQLGHGVYAGQGGYNGQVGYNGGGYGRSDGHRYGQGGHRGGQGGWR